A genomic window from Winogradskyella sp. J14-2 includes:
- a CDS encoding RNA polymerase sigma factor: MKVVQLHKNETKLIQRATKNNREAQHVLYELHAPKMLSVCRYYIKDVHKAEEVMLNGFFKVFKHIKTFKFEGSFEGWVRRIMVREAISFLRQQKNIEFALEDDYLEQDYTNNIKTNIEVAEIQRLIDSLPEGYKMVFIMYAVEGYKHHEIAELLKISEGTSKSQLFKARQMLQTKIKELNNSSYGTN; encoded by the coding sequence ATGAAAGTTGTTCAACTTCATAAAAACGAAACTAAACTCATACAAAGAGCCACGAAAAATAATCGTGAGGCACAACATGTGTTGTATGAGTTGCACGCTCCAAAGATGCTAAGTGTATGTAGATACTACATTAAGGATGTGCATAAAGCCGAAGAAGTAATGTTAAACGGTTTCTTTAAGGTTTTTAAACACATCAAGACATTTAAATTTGAAGGTAGTTTTGAAGGTTGGGTAAGACGTATTATGGTAAGAGAGGCCATATCGTTTTTAAGACAGCAAAAAAACATAGAGTTTGCTTTAGAAGACGATTATTTAGAACAAGACTATACCAATAATATTAAGACTAATATTGAGGTTGCAGAAATTCAACGGTTAATAGATAGTCTACCAGAGGGATACAAAATGGTATTTATAATGTATGCGGTAGAAGGTTATAAGCACCATGAAATCGCAGAACTTTTAAAAATATCAGAAGGAACCTCAAAGTCGCAATTGTTTAAAGCAAGGCAAATGTTGCAAACAAAAATAAAAGAATTAAACAACAGCAGTTATGGCACCAATTAA